The segment GCCAGCTTGTGCAGGGTCTGCAACTCGTCGGGGGTGAGCGGTTCGGCGAGATGCGCGCGCACCGCGGCGGCATCTGACTCGGGTGTGCCCCTCAGCGCGACCGCGGCGGCCGATTCAGGCGTTTCTCGAAGGCCAGCTGGTTGTAGACCGACCCGCTGTAGTCGTCGATCGGCGTGTAGCCGGCCGCCCGGTACAGCCCGATCGCCTCGGTCAGCGCCGAGTGGGTGCCCAGCCGGACCGTGCCGATCCCGTGCGCGGCGGCGTCGGCCTCCAGGGCGGACAGCAGCCGCCGGCCCAGCCCGAGACCCCGCGCCGGCTCGGCGATCCACAGGTGGCGGATCTCGGCGGCGCCGGCGGCGAGGTGCACCCACAGGCCGCAGCCGGCGGCCCGGCCGTCCTCGCGGGCCAGCAGCACCGTCCCGTCGACCCGGTCGGGCGGGGTCAGGGTGGCCGGGTCGTAGCCCTCCGGGAAGCGGTTCGCGAGCTCCGCCGCGTACCGCTGCAGGCAGTCCTGGACCGTCGCATCGCCGGCGGCGGCCTGCTCGATCGTGACGGCGGCGCTGCGCAGCAGCCGCCGGATCCGGCCCTGCGCGTCGAGCAGCTGCGCACGCTGGCCGTCGGTGAGCGCCCCCAGCAGCTCAGCGATCCCGGCACGCGAGCGGCGCTCCAGCTCGGCACGCTCCGCTTGGCCGGCATCGGTGAGCTCGGCGATGCGCACCCGCCCGTCACCGGGATGCGCACGGACCGTGACCAGCCGCTGATCGGCGAGGGCGCGCAGCAGCCGGCTCAGATAGCCCGAGTCCAGCCCGAGGCGCTCCCGCAGCTCCCGCACGTCGCAGCCGGCGCCGATCTCGAACAGCAGCCGGGCCTGCCCGAGCGGCCGGTCCTGCCCCAGGTACCGGTCGGTGAGGATGCCGAGGCGCTGGGTGTAGTAGCGGTTGAAGTCGCGAACCCGTTCGATCTCGTCGACGGCCATGACGACGATGCTAGGCCTATTCTCTGACCTGTGTCAGAGAATTCGGAGCGGCTCGCGCACGGGTACAGCCATGACACCCGCGGCGACGGCGCCACCGTCGTCAAACGCTTCCAGGGCCCGGACGCCGACGGGCGCCGGGCCACCGAACGCGCCGCCCTGACCGCGCTCGCCGGGCTGCTGCCGGTGCCGGCGCTGCTGGCCGCACCCGACGGCGCCCTGATCATGGCGCACCTGCCGGGCACGCACGGCCAGGACCTGATCGCCGCCGGCCACGCGGAGACCGTGCTGCGCCGCTGCGGCGAGCTGCTGCGCGAGTTGCAGGCCGTCGACGTGCGCGCCGTGTTCCCGCAGGCCGCGGCGGGCACGGTGCTGGTGCACGGCGACTACGGGCCGAACAACATGCTGTTCGACCCGGCCGCGATTCTGGACTGGGAGTGGGCGCACCCCGGCGAGCCGGTCGAGGACCTCGCCTGGTGCGAGTGGATCGTCCGCTACCACCACCCGGACGCGGCGCAAGCGTTGGACGCGCTGTTCGACGGCTACGGCGACCGGCCGGCCTGGACCGCCCGGCACGCCGCCATGCTGCGCACATGCCACGCCATCGCCGGCGTGTTCGCCGCCGACGCGGCCACCGTAGAGCATTGGCAGCGCCGCATCGCGGTCACCGCGGCGTGGCTCTGCTGACGGCAGAGCATCCTTGGTAGCCGGCAGCGGCGCGGGCAGGCTGGGCGGCATGCGCACTCTGATTCTCGGCGGCAGCGGCTTCGTCGGCCGGGCCGTGGCAGCCGAGGCCATCACCCGCGGCCACACCGTCACCGTGTTCAACCGCGGCCGCCGCGACCCGGTGCCCGGCGCCCGCGTCCTGCTCGGCGACCGGCTCACCCCGGGCGGGCTGGCCGCTCTCGACACCGCCGAGACCTGGGACGCCGTCGTCGACACCTGGTCGGCGGACGCCGTACCGGTCGCCGACGCCGCGCAGCTGCTGTCCGGCCGGGCCGGGCATTTCACCTACCTCTCCAGCCGCTCGGTGTACCGCTACGGCGGCGCCGCCCCGCTCGCCGAGGACTCGCCGCTCGCTGACCTCGACGATCCCGGCTACGCGGGCGACAAACTGCGCGGTGAACACGCCGCCGCCGCTTTCACCGGCCCGCTGCTGCTGGCCCGCGCCGGCCTGATCCTCGGCCCGCACGAGGACGTCGGCCGCCTGCCCTGGTGGCTCAACCGCCTGCACCGCGGCGGCCCGACACTCGCTCCGGGCCCGCGCGAGCTGCCCCTGCAGTACATCGACGCCCGCGACCTGGCCACCTTCGTCCTGGACGCCGCCGCCGCCGGGCACTCCGGCGCGTTCAACGTGGTCAGCGAACCCGGCCACACCACCATGGGCGAACTGCTCGACACCGCCAACGAGATCACCGGCGGCCACGCCGAGCTGCGCTGGACCGACCCGCAGCCGATCCTGGACGCCGGCATCGAACCGTGGACCCAGCTGCCGATCTGGCTGCCGCCGGGCAGCGTCGACCACGAATTCATGCACCGCGGCGACGTCAGCAAGGCTCTGGCCGCGGGCCTGCACTGCCGCCCGGTCCGCGACACCATCGCCGACACCTGGGCCTGGCTGACGGCCTTGCCCGGCGAGGCACCGCGGCGCGCTGACCGTGCAGCCGCCGGCTTGGATCCGGCTTTGGAGAGCACACTGCTGTGAGGGGTACGGGCGTCGCCCGTCCCGCCGAATCTGCCGCCGTCCCCGGCGCGCCGCGCGGCCATCCACGGGGTTGCGGCCGTTGGCGCGGCCGCCGGGCTTATCCACGGGTCGGTCCCAACCCCGAATGCGGCCGCCGGGCCGATCCTGGAGTGGGCCCCGGCGCAGCGCGGCCCTCGGGGTGGGCCACGGCTACCTGCGCGCGGCACACCAGCAGGCGGCCGGGCGGGCGGGCCCGTGGTGGGCAGCACGGTCGAGGCGAGACCGGGTGCAGCCCGGCGTCCTCGTCAGTCGGGTTCAGGTGATCCAAGCTGTCGCCGAGGATCAGCCGGTGCAACCCCGGCGAGCTGGACCGGCCGGCCTGCGGGTGGGGGTCATCAGCCGACTGCCGCAGCGGGCGCCCGTGTCCCGGACCCGGGCCGCGCCGGCGGGGAAGCTGCTCACCGAGCGGACCCTGCCGCTATGACGAGCGCCACCCAAGATCGACTTGTTGGCTGTGGCGGATCGCCGAAGGTTCCAGCCGGGCACGCGGCCCGGCCAGATGATCTTGGAGGTTCGCCCGGAGCTGCGGCCCGATCGGGGATTCACCAGCGTGGCGCCCGCCCTACGGTTGATCATGCTGGGGGTGGGATGTGCCTTCAGCCCGGCGCCAACCCGTACCTGATCGGAGTCCGATGTTCCACCGCAACGCCACCGACCCCACCCTCCGGCGCGGCCTGACGCAGCGGCGGCTCGGCCGCCGCGACATGCTGCGCCTCGGTGGACTGGCCGCGCTGGGCCCCGCCCTGGCCGCGTGCGGCGTGCAGGGCAAGGGCACCCCGGCGGCGAGCGTGGACACCAGCACGATCGCCACGTTCTGGGAGGGCAAGGCCAGCACCGGCAAGGTCGACTTCGCGAACTGGCCGCTGTACATGGATCCCGCGATGCCGGAACTGAAGAAGTTCACCGAGAAGACCGGCATCAAGGTGAACTACCAGGAGGTCATCCAGGAGATGGGCCCCTGGTTCGCCAAGGTGCAGCCGCAGCTGTCGGCGAAGCAGTCGATCGGCTTCGACCTCATGGTGATCACCAACGGGATCCAGTTCGGCCAGTTCCGGGCGGCCGGGTTCCTCGCCCCGCTGGACCACACCCGGCTGCCGAACTACGCCAAGAACGCGGCGCCCAAGTACGCGCAGGAGAGCTTCGACCGGGGCAACGTGTTCAGCGTGCCGTGGGCGTCCGGGATCACCGGCATCGCCTACGACGAGTCCAAGACCGGCCGGCCGATCACCAAGCTGGCCGACCTGTGGGACCCGGCGTTCCAGGGCCGCGTCGGCATGATGTCCGACGTCACCGAGCTCGCCAACTTCGGTCTGCTGGCCGCCGGGCTCACGCCGGGTGACTCCACCGAGGTCGAGTGGAAGAAGGCCGCCGCCAAGCTGCAGCAGCAGAAGGACGCCGGCATCGTGCGCAACTACTACGAGCAGGACTACGTCGACGCGCTCGGCAAGGGCGAAGTGTGGATCACCCAGGCCTGGTCGGGTGACATCTTCCAGAAGAACCTGTCCGACGGCACGAACCTCAAGTTCGTGATCCCCGAGGAGGGCGGCACGATCTGGACCGACAACTTCGCCATCCCGGTGACCGCGGCGAACCCGGTCGACGCGATCGCGCTGATCGACTTCTTCTACGAGGTGGAGAACGCGGCGTCGCTGGCCGAGTACATCAACTACGTGTGCCCGGTGCCGGCCGCGCAGGCCCAGATCCGCAAGGACGCGGCCGCGCTGTCCGGTGACGACCGAGCTGAGCTCGAGCAGATCGCGGCCAGCTCGCTGATCTTCCCGAGCGAGGCGGATTACGCCAAGCTGCACTACTACGTCGGGTTCGACACCGCCGAGGAGCAGCAGGACTTCTCGAAGATCTTCGACCCGATCGTGCTGGGCTGAGCTCTGTCCACCGGCGCCGTCCATGCCTGGGCGGCGCCGGTGGCGTTCTCATACCGGTGCCGGCCGCGCGGGCCGCTGCTGCTGGTCGTGGTCGAGCCGGGTGGCGGTGCGCCGCAACAGCCCGGCCGCACCGAGGCGCAGCCGTCCGGGCGGCGCCTCGGGCACCACCGGCGCGTCCGGCAGGGCGGAGTGGCTGATCCGGGTGGCGGCCGGGCGGACCAGCGGCAGGATGAGCTCGATCATGATTGATCACTCCCTATGCTTCCGGTTAAAGTCATTACACCGGTAGCTCCCCGCTGCCGCAACCCCCTAAACGCAGTTTGGTGGAAGCAAATGGGTTTTCCTCCGCTCTACGGCGGTCTGACCTGCCTGGACTTCGCGAACACCGTCGACGGGCGGCCGACGCCACAGCCCGAGGATCACCTGCACGACTACCGCGACCTGGTGCGCTGGGCCGCGTACGCCGGCCTGCTCGACACCGCCGCCGCCCACTGGCTCACCGGCCTCGCCGAGGCCCGCCCCGCCGACGCCGCCGCCTCCTACACCGCCGCGCTGCGGCTGCGCGAGGCGATCTTCCGCGCCTGCTCCGGCGACGCGCCGCCGCAGCCCGGGGACCTCGCGCTCATCCAGCAGGCGTACGCCGCGGCGATGTCCCACGCCACCCTGACCCCCGACGGCCCCGGCTTCTCCTGGGCGCTCGACACCGACCACCTGGACCGCGCCTGGTGGCCCGCCGCCGTCTCCGCGGTCGACCTGCTCACCACCGGCCCACTCCCCCGGGTCAAAGTGTGCGCCTCCACCGGCGGCTGTGACGGACTGTTCGTGGACACCAGCAAGAACGGCAGCCGCCGCTGGTGCCGCATGCAGGACTGCGGCACCGAAGCCAAGATCGGCCGGCAGACCGCCCGGCGCCGCGCCGCCCGCAGCTGAAGCCGGCAGCCTCGTGCCGGGTCACGACCGCGCCGCCGGAGAAGGTCCGCGTCTGCACCAGGTTCAGGTTCACCCAGCACTCGCTGACGCCGGCCGCCTGCGCGACGGGCCAGCTGGCAGATCCGGGCGCGGTTCGCCGAGGGGGAAGAACCCGCCATCGGATGAGTCACGCCGATCTTGTTATCGTCTGGCCTGCCCGGCCCGCTGGCCGGTCAGCGCGATCGGTGCGGTGAGGGAAGGATGCTCCGTGAGGCTGGCGACTAGGGCCGAGTTCCGGCTGCCGGACCAGGCGGACGGTCCGGTACACGCGGGGTCGTGTCTGGTATCCGGTGCCGGGGTGTTCTACGCGGTCGTGTGGTGGGACGGCGGCGCTCGGTACGCGCTGGTGTCCATCGCCGCTCAGGTGGTTCAGACGGTGCTGCTCGACGAGTTGGGTGAACCGTTCGACGCGGCCTATGACGCGCCGGCGCCGGTGCTGCTCGAAAACGGCGCTCTGGGCGTGATAGCCGACGCCAGCACACTGTGGGTGTACGGAACCGATCTTCGGGTGCGGCGTGAGATCGCGATCGTCGGCGGCGAGGTTTTGGATCGTTTCGCCAAACACGGGCAGCGACCACGGGTGACCGCCCACGCGAGCCGAGGCACGTTTGCGGCGCAACACGTGGTCGTGCTCGATGAACCGATCACCGTCGGCAACCCGCGATATCTCGCATTCCTGCGCATCGGCGAGACGGCTGCGTCCTGGACACGGATCAGGACTCTCGGCCCGGACGAGTTCCCGGTCGACCGATTCGGCGACGACGAGCTGAACGAGAGCCCCGACACGCCGTCGATCGACGGCTGCATCGTCGGTGATGCGGTCGGCGACGGCGACAGCCTGCTGGTCTGCGTGGAAGGCTCGGACGCTTCGAGCGTGCGTAGGTACGGGGCCGACTTCTTCACCATCACCCGGGTCACGACGGACGGAACGGTGACCGCACCGCTCTACCAGCAGTCGGGATGGAGACGTCAGCCGGGCAAGCACGGCATCACCGGCAAGGTCACCTCCTCGGGTCGCTACGTGCTGCTCACACCCGTGTTCACGGCCGGCGAGTGGAAGGGCAAACAACGCCTCTTCGATCTTGAGACAGGTGACGTCATCGAACCCGTCCTGCCCCGCGGTGCAGCCAAGATGCGGATCGTCGACCATGGCGGAGCAACCTTCTGGCTCAGCGACGGCGCCCACCGGATCCTGTGCGCCGAGGCCGAGGACCCGCGACGCCACTGCGACCTCTGAATCGCCGGTCATGGGACTGCCCGGGTCGATACCCGGCCCGGGCGGCGCAGATACTGACGGCATCGCCGACGTCGCCCGGCGCGGCGGTGATTTTGAGCCGTTATCTGCGGTTAGCAGGTTCGGCAGGATCCCCATGGTCCGGTGTGGCCGGCGGCCTGCGTGATCGCGATGGCGGATTCACGGAATCCCGTGCGTGCTGCCGGGGTGAGCGGCGTCAGGAAGCCGGCGAGTTCGCGGGTGATGTCCTGGTGGAACGCCGTGTCCGAACGGCGGCCGGCGAAATCGCCGACCCGCGCCGCCAGACGCAGCTGTTCGGGCCGGCACCGCGGCCGAGGCCGCCATGAAAGTCGACGGCATCCCCTACGAGATCGACGCCGTCGCGGCCGGCTGGCTGCTCGCCCTCACCCCGTGTCAGCGCGCAGGCTGACCCGCTCCCACCCTTCGCGGCAACTACGACATCCCCGCAGCGTGCGGCAGCAGAGATGGACCCTGCGGGCCAGCAGGCTCGAGTGGAACCGCTATGCCGCGGCGACCGAATGATCAGTTCTCCAGGATCTTCCGCAGATCGGTCAGCGCGGCCTCGTCCCGCAATGACGGGCTCGCCTCCAGCGCCAGCCGGACACCCTCCCCGAGCTGCTGCTGTGTGAGCGGCTCAGAACCTCGCAAATGCGCGGTCAGGGCCTCGACGATCCCGGTCGCG is part of the Actinoplanes sp. NBC_00393 genome and harbors:
- a CDS encoding aminoglycoside phosphotransferase family protein — its product is MSENSERLAHGYSHDTRGDGATVVKRFQGPDADGRRATERAALTALAGLLPVPALLAAPDGALIMAHLPGTHGQDLIAAGHAETVLRRCGELLRELQAVDVRAVFPQAAAGTVLVHGDYGPNNMLFDPAAILDWEWAHPGEPVEDLAWCEWIVRYHHPDAAQALDALFDGYGDRPAWTARHAAMLRTCHAIAGVFAADAATVEHWQRRIAVTAAWLC
- a CDS encoding polyamine ABC transporter substrate-binding protein — translated: MFHRNATDPTLRRGLTQRRLGRRDMLRLGGLAALGPALAACGVQGKGTPAASVDTSTIATFWEGKASTGKVDFANWPLYMDPAMPELKKFTEKTGIKVNYQEVIQEMGPWFAKVQPQLSAKQSIGFDLMVITNGIQFGQFRAAGFLAPLDHTRLPNYAKNAAPKYAQESFDRGNVFSVPWASGITGIAYDESKTGRPITKLADLWDPAFQGRVGMMSDVTELANFGLLAAGLTPGDSTEVEWKKAAAKLQQQKDAGIVRNYYEQDYVDALGKGEVWITQAWSGDIFQKNLSDGTNLKFVIPEEGGTIWTDNFAIPVTAANPVDAIALIDFFYEVENAASLAEYINYVCPVPAAQAQIRKDAAALSGDDRAELEQIAASSLIFPSEADYAKLHYYVGFDTAEEQQDFSKIFDPIVLG
- a CDS encoding MarR family winged helix-turn-helix transcriptional regulator, which produces MAVDEIERVRDFNRYYTQRLGILTDRYLGQDRPLGQARLLFEIGAGCDVRELRERLGLDSGYLSRLLRALADQRLVTVRAHPGDGRVRIAELTDAGQAERAELERRSRAGIAELLGALTDGQRAQLLDAQGRIRRLLRSAAVTIEQAAAGDATVQDCLQRYAAELANRFPEGYDPATLTPPDRVDGTVLLAREDGRAAGCGLWVHLAAGAAEIRHLWIAEPARGLGLGRRLLSALEADAAAHGIGTVRLGTHSALTEAIGLYRAAGYTPIDDYSGSVYNQLAFEKRLNRPPRSR
- a CDS encoding NAD-dependent epimerase/dehydratase family protein, producing the protein MRTLILGGSGFVGRAVAAEAITRGHTVTVFNRGRRDPVPGARVLLGDRLTPGGLAALDTAETWDAVVDTWSADAVPVADAAQLLSGRAGHFTYLSSRSVYRYGGAAPLAEDSPLADLDDPGYAGDKLRGEHAAAAFTGPLLLARAGLILGPHEDVGRLPWWLNRLHRGGPTLAPGPRELPLQYIDARDLATFVLDAAAAGHSGAFNVVSEPGHTTMGELLDTANEITGGHAELRWTDPQPILDAGIEPWTQLPIWLPPGSVDHEFMHRGDVSKALAAGLHCRPVRDTIADTWAWLTALPGEAPRRADRAAAGLDPALESTLL
- a CDS encoding CGNR zinc finger domain-containing protein translates to MGFPPLYGGLTCLDFANTVDGRPTPQPEDHLHDYRDLVRWAAYAGLLDTAAAHWLTGLAEARPADAAASYTAALRLREAIFRACSGDAPPQPGDLALIQQAYAAAMSHATLTPDGPGFSWALDTDHLDRAWWPAAVSAVDLLTTGPLPRVKVCASTGGCDGLFVDTSKNGSRRWCRMQDCGTEAKIGRQTARRRAARS